A window of the Phragmites australis chromosome 20, lpPhrAust1.1, whole genome shotgun sequence genome harbors these coding sequences:
- the LOC133901694 gene encoding AT-hook motif nuclear-localized protein 10-like, with product MMEVRTPSSEQGVMAGREPFGLPKSPPAPPSSGALQSVRMAYTTDGTPVFTPVSSAPPATATYQPLGGGGGGAAGPNMTAAGGNGGAPAHPGSAGEPVAKKKRGRPRKYGPDGSMSLALVPASTVAAPAAPGASGPFSPEGAKAPNTAPSASPDGAKKKGRPKGSTNKKHVPALGSAGAGFTPHVIFVKAGEDVSAKIMSFSQHGRRAVCVLSANGAISNVTLRQSATSGGTVTYEGRFEILSLSGSFLLSENGGHHSRTGGLSVSLAGPDGRVLGGGVAGLLTAASPVQIVVGSFNANGKKEPKQQQFAPSEPSSAPSKLAPMGGTAGPSSSPSRGTMSLSESSGGPGSPPHPGATAGGNRGQQSGGFFGLSWK from the exons ATGATGGAGGTGAGGACGCCGTCTTCGGAGCAAGGAGTAATGGCAGGAAGGGAGCCCTTCGGGCTGCCAAAGagcccgccggcgccgccgtcctCTGGCGCCTTGCAGAGCGTGCGCATGGCGTACACGACGGACGGCACCCCCGTCTTCACCCCGGTGAGCTCCGCGccaccggcgacggcgacgtaccagcccctgggcggcggcggcggcggtgcggcTGGTCCGAACATGACTGCCGCAGGAGGCAATGGTGGCGCGCCGGCGCACCCGGGGAGCGCGGGGGAGCCGGTGGCCAAGAAGAAGCGCGGTCGGCCAAGAAAGTATGGCCCCGACGGCTCCATGTCGCTGGCATTGGTGCCTGCGTCCACGGTCGCGGCGCCGGCGGCTCCCGGCGCTTCCGGGCCTTTCTCGCCTGAAGGCGCGAAGGCACCGAACACTGCGCCGTCAGCGTCGCCGGACGGCGCGAAGAAGAAGGGACGGCCTAAGGGCTCCACAAACAAGAAGCATGTGCCTGCTCTTG GCTCAGCAGGTGCTGGATTTACTCCTCATGTTATTTTTGTTAAAGCTGGAGAG GACGTATCGGCAAAGATCATGTCATTCTCCCAGCATGGAAGACGCGCAGTTTGCGTTCTTTCAGCAAATGGCGCCATATCAAATGTGACACTCCGGCAATCTGCTACTTCAGGTGGAACGGTGACATACGAG GGCCGATTCGAGATACTGTCACTGTCTGGGTCGTTTCTTCTGTCCGAGAACGGCGGCCATCATAGTCGAACTGGTGGTCTCAGTGTCTCGCTAGCAGGTCCTGATGGCCGTGTCCTGGGTGGTGGCGTTGCCGGACTTCTGACAGCTGCTTCACCAGTACAG ATCGTGGTGGGAAGCTTCAACGCCAATGGAAAGAAGGAGCCAAAGCAGCAGCAGTTTGCTCCGTCAGAGCCATCGTCGGCGCCATCAAAGCTCGCGCCGATGGGCGGCACGGCAGGGCCGAGCAGCTCGCCGTCCAGAGGCACAATGAGCCTGAGTGAATCATCCGGCGGCCCCGGGAGCCCACCACacccaggggccaccgccggcggcaaCCGTGGCCAGCAGTCAGGGGGCTTCTTCGGCCTGTCCTGGAAATGA
- the LOC133902435 gene encoding uncharacterized protein LOC133902435, whose amino-acid sequence MSVRIKAVVDRFVKELQEALDADIQDRIMKEREMQSYIEEREREVAERESAWKAELSRREAEIARQEARLKMEKENLEKEKSVLMGTASSQDNQDGALEITVSGEKYRCLRFSKAKK is encoded by the exons ATGTCGGTGCGGATCAAGGCGGTGGTGGACCGGTTCGTGAAGGAGCTGCAGGAGGCACTGGACGCGGACATCCAGGACCGCATCATGAAGGAGCGCGAGATGCAGAGCTACATCGAGGAGCGCGAGCGCGAGGTCGCCGAACGGGAGTCCGCCTGGAAGGCCGAACTCTCCCGCCGCGAG GCTGAGATTGCGCGGCAAGAAGCCAGGCTGAAGATGGAGAAGGAGaacttggagaaggaaaagagtGTCCTCATGGGAACTGCCTCCAGCCAAGACAACCAAGATGGAGCCCTAGAAATCACCGTCAGTGGCGAGAAGTACAGGTGCCTTCGTTTCTCCAAGGCAAagaaatga
- the LOC133901164 gene encoding uncharacterized protein LOC133901164, which yields MGVTYYRRLSQAEGGACAAVRAWAALKRAARAWVALKRAAAGVARLYAARRRWRLRGGRVAAAARRAEVAAPGFKYDSASYARNFDDGAWMAEEGVSWQARSCRHATVQ from the coding sequence ATGGGCGTCACGTACTACCGGAGGCTGTCGCAGGCCGAGGGAGGCGCGTGCGCGGCCGTGAGGGCGTGGGCGGCGCTGAAGCGGGCCGCGAGGGCGTGGGTGGCGCTGAAGCGGGCCGCGGCGGGGGTCGCCCGGCTGTACGCCGCGCGCCGGCGGTGGAGGCTGCGGGGCGGGAgggtggccgccgcggcgcggcgcgcggaggtggcggcgccggGGTTCAAGTACGATTCGGCCAGCTACGCGCGCAACTTCGACGACGGGGCGTGGATGGCCGAGGAGGGCGTGTCCTGGCAAGCGCGGTCGTGCAGGCACGCTACTGTCCAGTGA
- the LOC133901970 gene encoding uncharacterized protein LOC133901970 — MADGSDGTDVSPEPEAAVRGGEIWGTLEELLLACAVTRHGTASWDSVAMEVQTRSPLAARPGLTPNSCRLRFRHLHRRFSTVGSGGEGEEEEDPDASAAEGWVDELRRLRVAELRRDVERCDLSIGTLQSKVKRLREERERSVSGEAKPDEVSGNNLLSGEEPGRSCRESNSTDLKPPKHLGHQGGVKEEEVAKQEASGESAAASKESSDVRSSASLCLRRWKAGATDEEAASARRLPAQSQPLAALLDAVTAKLGSVLQRLHEHESEEGAAYRGTIRRHVDLELVRGKLDASTGSRAHDDYCYPAHEFYRDLLLLCTNAVVFFPRSVPEHAAAVEARALVTEHAAALLREPKQEHVAVPAAAVGPAPAGADIVGSLIEKGKPLIVCRKRSSITKAAAAVRKEESAEKGDAEGEEESEGEKKAVATATKDKAWGLRTKKSRGAAKNSMALSLNPAKEADDAAATEGARKADKKGGVAAAAGGLAKKRNAVDFLKRLNQGSSPSKKRGSPLGTTRKRSAAAAEQQKTRKRGSGRKESAGRAGSKRGGKAGATKRSVGRPLKRGPEPATPPPSKRAKTNRSEKPPPASKRGGRR; from the exons ATGGCAGACGGGTCGGACGGCACCGACGTGTCGCCGGAGCCAGAGGCGGCGGTGCGGGGCGGGGAGATCTGGGGGACGCTGGAGGAGCTCCTCCTGGCGTGCGCCGtgacccggcacggcacggcgaGCTGGGACTCGGTGGCCATGGAGGTGCAGACGCGGAGCCCCCTCGCGGCCCGGCCCGGCCTCACGCCGAACAGCTGCCGCCTCCGCttccgccacctccaccgccgcttCTCcaccgtcggcagcggcggggagggggaggaggaggaggaccccgacgcctccgccgccgagggGTGGGTGGACGAGCTCCGGCGGCTGCGCGTCGCCGAGCTccggcgcgacgtcgagcgatGCGATCTCTCAATCGG GACGCTGCAGTCGAAAGTGAAACGGctcagagaggagagggagcggaGCGTCTCTGGCGAGGCCAAGCCGGACGAGGTTAGCGGGAACAACCTGCTCTCCGGCGAGGAGCCCGGACGGTCGTGCCGGGAGTCCAACTCCACAGATCTGAAGCCCCCCAAGCACCTCGGCCACCAGGGCGgcgtcaaggaggaggaggtggcgaagcAGGAGGCGTCCGGCGAGTCAGCGGCCGCGTCCAAGGAGAGCAGCGACGTGCGGAGCTCGGCGAGCCTGTGCCTCCGGCGGTGGAAGGCAGGTGCCaccgacgaggaggcggcgtcggcgcgccgcctccccgctcAATCGCAGCCGTTGGCCGCCCTGCTCGACGCGGTCACGGCCAAGCTCGGTTCCGTGCTGCAGCGGCTACACGAACACGAAAGCGAG GAGGGCGCCGCGTATCGAGGCACGATCAGGCGCCACGTGGACCTGGAGCTCGTGCGGGGCAAGCTGGACGCGTCGACCGGTTCGCGCGCCCACGACGACTACTGCTACCCCGCGCACGAGTTCTACCgcgacctgctcctcctctgcaCCAACGCCGTCGTCTTCTTCCCGCGCTCCGTCCCGGAGCACGCCGCGGCAGTCGAGGCCCGCGCGCTCGTCACCGAGCACGCTGCGGCGTTGCTCCGTGAGCCGAAGCAAGAACATGTTGCTGTGCCGGCGGCCGCGGTggggccggcgccggcgggcgCTGACATCGTCGGGTCGCTAATCGAGAAGGGGAAGCCGCTGATTGTTTGCCGCAAGCGAAGCTCCATCACTAAGGCCGCGGCGGCCGTCAGGAAGGAGGAGAGCGCTGAAAAGGGTGACGCTGAGGGTGAAGAGGAGAGCgagggggagaagaaggccgTGGCGACAGCGACCAAGGACAAGGCTTGGGGGTTGAGGACGAAGAAGAGCCGGGGCGCCGCCAAGAACTCGATGGCTCTAAGCCTGAATCCGGCAAAGGAGGCGGATGACGCGGCAGCGACGGAAGGAGCAAGGAAGGCTGACAAGAAAGGCGGCGTCGCCGCGGCCGCAGGCGGCCTCGCGAAGAAGCGCAACGCCGTGGACTTCCTGAAACGGCTGAACCAGGGCTCGTCGCCCTCAAAGAAGAGGGGGTCGCCGCTGGGGACTACTCGGAAGcggtcggcagcggcggcggagcagCAGAAGACCCGGAAGAGAGGATCTGGCCGGAAGGAGAGCGCCGGCCGCGCTGGCTCCAAGAGGGGCGGTAAGGCTGGCGCGACGAAGAGAAGCGTGGGGCGGCCGTTGAAACGAGGCCCTGAGCCGgcaacgccgccgccgtccaAGAGGGCGAAGACGAACAGGTCGGAGAAGCCACCGCCGGCGTCCAAGCGTGGAGGGAGAAGGTAG
- the LOC133901971 gene encoding protein EMSY-LIKE 3-like isoform X4, whose product MKAAGYDPYDSSGTDDDLPPVQNRGLRGRSFSGNGRVPIGTFPYMKAHHDLESEIHRVEQDAYTGVLRAFKVQSDAISWEKESLITELRKELRVSDEEHRELLNKVNEDGSIRRMRELRQGGGTQSGLHRGSRALYDAEPGSSAKRQKTSHLIPSQSASLQSPIMHSHSVPSAKWGPLSARSKKAKTPMPPALPSVDPSSLINRKIYTRWPEDNNFYEATITNYNPTTGEHALVYDMGTQAETWESVRLCDMAPEDIRWDFEGHGISNRDGWGPSGPALKRHPSNNGAMAGRSRGRGRFSTNDAIKDYVPPQNGIDSNIDHIDIPNTESVVIEVERVLSNPNMREIEKARKLLKDQEQSLLDAIARLDEASDSESGSSTGKRKKHQYVLEN is encoded by the exons CCAAAATAGGGGACTAAGAGGACGATCTTTCAGTGGGAATGGCCGAGTGCCTATCGGGACATTTCCTTACATGAAGGCACATCATGATTTGGAGAGCGAAATACACCGGGTTGAGCAAGATGCATATACCGGGGTTCTTAGAGCATTCAAAGTGCAATCTGATGCGATATCATGG GAAAAAGAAAGTTTGATTACTGAACTCAGGAAAGAACTGAGGGTTTCTGATGAGGAGCACAGGGAGCTATTGAACAAAGTCAATGAAGATGGGTCCATCCGTCGAATGAG GGAGTTGAGACAGGGAGGTGGAACTCAGAGTGGTCTGCATCGTGGCAGCAGGGCTCTATATGACGCAGAACCTGGGTCCAGTGCCAAGAGGCAAAAGACATCTCATTTGATTCCTTCGCAATCTGCAAGCCTTCAGTCTCCTATCATGCATTCCCACTCAGTTCCATCTGCAAAATGGGGGCCATTGTCAGCAAGGAGCAAGAAGGCAAAGACG CCCATGCCACCGGCACTACCGTCTGTGGATCCAAGTTCATTAATCAACCGCAAAATTTATACAAGGTGGCCAGAAGACAACAACTTCTATGAGGCCACCATAACCAATTATAATCCCACGACG GGTGAACACGCTCTTGTCTATGACATGGGCACACAAGCCGAGACTTGGGAGTCGGTCAGGCTTTGTGAT ATGGCACCTGAAGATATAAGATGGGATTTTGAAGGTCACGGGATTTCAAATCGAGATGGCTGGGGTCCTTCTGGTCCTGCGTTGAAGAGGCACCCAAGCAACAATGGTGCCATGGCAGGCAGGAGCAGAGGGAGAGGCAGGTTTTCAACAAATGATGCCATAAAGGATTACGTTCCACCTCAAAATGGCATCGATAGTAATATCGATCACATTGACATACCTAACACTGAAAGTGTTGTGATAGAG GTGGAGAGAGTATTGTCCAATCCAAATATGCGTGAAATTGAAAAGGCAAGGAAACTGCTGAAA GATCAGGAGCAGTCATTACTCGATGCAATTGCCAGACTTGACGAGGCATCGGATAGTGAAAGTG GATCAAGCACggggaaaaggaagaaacaCCAATACGTTCTTGAAAATTGA
- the LOC133901971 gene encoding protein EMSY-LIKE 1-like isoform X3: MKAAGYDPYDSSDDDLPPVQNRGLRGRSFSGNGRVPIGTFPYMKAHHDLESEIHRVEQDAYTGVLRAFKVQSDAISWEKESLITELRKELRVSDEEHRELLNKVNEDGSIRRMRELRQGGGTQSGLHRGSRALYDAEPGSSAKRQKTSHLIPSQSASLQSPIMHSHSVPSAKWGPLSARSKKAKTPMPPALPSVDPSSLINRKIYTRWPEDNNFYEATITNYNPTTGEHALVYDMGTQAETWESVRLCDMAPEDIRWDFEGHGISNRDGWGPSGPALKRHPSNNGAMAGRSRGRGRFSTNDAIKDYVPPQNGIDSNIDHIDIPNTESVVIEVERVLSNPNMREIEKARKLLKDQEQSLLDAIARLDEASDSESVDMATEGRMGSAGDHMGRNGIAC; the protein is encoded by the exons CCAAAATAGGGGACTAAGAGGACGATCTTTCAGTGGGAATGGCCGAGTGCCTATCGGGACATTTCCTTACATGAAGGCACATCATGATTTGGAGAGCGAAATACACCGGGTTGAGCAAGATGCATATACCGGGGTTCTTAGAGCATTCAAAGTGCAATCTGATGCGATATCATGG GAAAAAGAAAGTTTGATTACTGAACTCAGGAAAGAACTGAGGGTTTCTGATGAGGAGCACAGGGAGCTATTGAACAAAGTCAATGAAGATGGGTCCATCCGTCGAATGAG GGAGTTGAGACAGGGAGGTGGAACTCAGAGTGGTCTGCATCGTGGCAGCAGGGCTCTATATGACGCAGAACCTGGGTCCAGTGCCAAGAGGCAAAAGACATCTCATTTGATTCCTTCGCAATCTGCAAGCCTTCAGTCTCCTATCATGCATTCCCACTCAGTTCCATCTGCAAAATGGGGGCCATTGTCAGCAAGGAGCAAGAAGGCAAAGACG CCCATGCCACCGGCACTACCGTCTGTGGATCCAAGTTCATTAATCAACCGCAAAATTTATACAAGGTGGCCAGAAGACAACAACTTCTATGAGGCCACCATAACCAATTATAATCCCACGACG GGTGAACACGCTCTTGTCTATGACATGGGCACACAAGCCGAGACTTGGGAGTCGGTCAGGCTTTGTGAT ATGGCACCTGAAGATATAAGATGGGATTTTGAAGGTCACGGGATTTCAAATCGAGATGGCTGGGGTCCTTCTGGTCCTGCGTTGAAGAGGCACCCAAGCAACAATGGTGCCATGGCAGGCAGGAGCAGAGGGAGAGGCAGGTTTTCAACAAATGATGCCATAAAGGATTACGTTCCACCTCAAAATGGCATCGATAGTAATATCGATCACATTGACATACCTAACACTGAAAGTGTTGTGATAGAG GTGGAGAGAGTATTGTCCAATCCAAATATGCGTGAAATTGAAAAGGCAAGGAAACTGCTGAAA GATCAGGAGCAGTCATTACTCGATGCAATTGCCAGACTTGACGAGGCATCGGATAGTGAAAGTG TAGATATGGCCACGGAAGGCCGAATGGGTTCTGCTGGTGACCACATGGGTAGGAATGGCATTGCTTGTTAA
- the LOC133901971 gene encoding protein EMSY-LIKE 3-like isoform X2, which produces MKAAGYDPYDSSGTDDDLPPVQNRGLRGRSFSGNGRVPIGTFPYMKAHHDLESEIHRVEQDAYTGVLRAFKVQSDAISWEKESLITELRKELRVSDEEHRELLNKVNEDGSIRRMRELRQGGGTQSGLHRGSRALYDAEPGSSAKRQKTSHLIPSQSASLQSPIMHSHSVPSAKWGPLSARSKKAKTPMPPALPSVDPSSLINRKIYTRWPEDNNFYEATITNYNPTTGEHALVYDMGTQAETWESVRLCDMAPEDIRWDFEGHGISNRDGWGPSGPALKRHPSNNGAMAGRSRGRGRFSTNDAIKDYVPPQNGIDSNIDHIDIPNTESVVIEVERVLSNPNMREIEKARKLLKDQEQSLLDAIARLDEASDSESDMATEGRMGSAGDHMGRNGIAC; this is translated from the exons CCAAAATAGGGGACTAAGAGGACGATCTTTCAGTGGGAATGGCCGAGTGCCTATCGGGACATTTCCTTACATGAAGGCACATCATGATTTGGAGAGCGAAATACACCGGGTTGAGCAAGATGCATATACCGGGGTTCTTAGAGCATTCAAAGTGCAATCTGATGCGATATCATGG GAAAAAGAAAGTTTGATTACTGAACTCAGGAAAGAACTGAGGGTTTCTGATGAGGAGCACAGGGAGCTATTGAACAAAGTCAATGAAGATGGGTCCATCCGTCGAATGAG GGAGTTGAGACAGGGAGGTGGAACTCAGAGTGGTCTGCATCGTGGCAGCAGGGCTCTATATGACGCAGAACCTGGGTCCAGTGCCAAGAGGCAAAAGACATCTCATTTGATTCCTTCGCAATCTGCAAGCCTTCAGTCTCCTATCATGCATTCCCACTCAGTTCCATCTGCAAAATGGGGGCCATTGTCAGCAAGGAGCAAGAAGGCAAAGACG CCCATGCCACCGGCACTACCGTCTGTGGATCCAAGTTCATTAATCAACCGCAAAATTTATACAAGGTGGCCAGAAGACAACAACTTCTATGAGGCCACCATAACCAATTATAATCCCACGACG GGTGAACACGCTCTTGTCTATGACATGGGCACACAAGCCGAGACTTGGGAGTCGGTCAGGCTTTGTGAT ATGGCACCTGAAGATATAAGATGGGATTTTGAAGGTCACGGGATTTCAAATCGAGATGGCTGGGGTCCTTCTGGTCCTGCGTTGAAGAGGCACCCAAGCAACAATGGTGCCATGGCAGGCAGGAGCAGAGGGAGAGGCAGGTTTTCAACAAATGATGCCATAAAGGATTACGTTCCACCTCAAAATGGCATCGATAGTAATATCGATCACATTGACATACCTAACACTGAAAGTGTTGTGATAGAG GTGGAGAGAGTATTGTCCAATCCAAATATGCGTGAAATTGAAAAGGCAAGGAAACTGCTGAAA GATCAGGAGCAGTCATTACTCGATGCAATTGCCAGACTTGACGAGGCATCGGATAGTGAAAGTG ATATGGCCACGGAAGGCCGAATGGGTTCTGCTGGTGACCACATGGGTAGGAATGGCATTGCTTGTTAA
- the LOC133901971 gene encoding protein EMSY-LIKE 3-like isoform X1 — protein MKAAGYDPYDSSGTDDDLPPVQNRGLRGRSFSGNGRVPIGTFPYMKAHHDLESEIHRVEQDAYTGVLRAFKVQSDAISWEKESLITELRKELRVSDEEHRELLNKVNEDGSIRRMRELRQGGGTQSGLHRGSRALYDAEPGSSAKRQKTSHLIPSQSASLQSPIMHSHSVPSAKWGPLSARSKKAKTPMPPALPSVDPSSLINRKIYTRWPEDNNFYEATITNYNPTTGEHALVYDMGTQAETWESVRLCDMAPEDIRWDFEGHGISNRDGWGPSGPALKRHPSNNGAMAGRSRGRGRFSTNDAIKDYVPPQNGIDSNIDHIDIPNTESVVIEVERVLSNPNMREIEKARKLLKDQEQSLLDAIARLDEASDSESVDMATEGRMGSAGDHMGRNGIAC, from the exons CCAAAATAGGGGACTAAGAGGACGATCTTTCAGTGGGAATGGCCGAGTGCCTATCGGGACATTTCCTTACATGAAGGCACATCATGATTTGGAGAGCGAAATACACCGGGTTGAGCAAGATGCATATACCGGGGTTCTTAGAGCATTCAAAGTGCAATCTGATGCGATATCATGG GAAAAAGAAAGTTTGATTACTGAACTCAGGAAAGAACTGAGGGTTTCTGATGAGGAGCACAGGGAGCTATTGAACAAAGTCAATGAAGATGGGTCCATCCGTCGAATGAG GGAGTTGAGACAGGGAGGTGGAACTCAGAGTGGTCTGCATCGTGGCAGCAGGGCTCTATATGACGCAGAACCTGGGTCCAGTGCCAAGAGGCAAAAGACATCTCATTTGATTCCTTCGCAATCTGCAAGCCTTCAGTCTCCTATCATGCATTCCCACTCAGTTCCATCTGCAAAATGGGGGCCATTGTCAGCAAGGAGCAAGAAGGCAAAGACG CCCATGCCACCGGCACTACCGTCTGTGGATCCAAGTTCATTAATCAACCGCAAAATTTATACAAGGTGGCCAGAAGACAACAACTTCTATGAGGCCACCATAACCAATTATAATCCCACGACG GGTGAACACGCTCTTGTCTATGACATGGGCACACAAGCCGAGACTTGGGAGTCGGTCAGGCTTTGTGAT ATGGCACCTGAAGATATAAGATGGGATTTTGAAGGTCACGGGATTTCAAATCGAGATGGCTGGGGTCCTTCTGGTCCTGCGTTGAAGAGGCACCCAAGCAACAATGGTGCCATGGCAGGCAGGAGCAGAGGGAGAGGCAGGTTTTCAACAAATGATGCCATAAAGGATTACGTTCCACCTCAAAATGGCATCGATAGTAATATCGATCACATTGACATACCTAACACTGAAAGTGTTGTGATAGAG GTGGAGAGAGTATTGTCCAATCCAAATATGCGTGAAATTGAAAAGGCAAGGAAACTGCTGAAA GATCAGGAGCAGTCATTACTCGATGCAATTGCCAGACTTGACGAGGCATCGGATAGTGAAAGTG TAGATATGGCCACGGAAGGCCGAATGGGTTCTGCTGGTGACCACATGGGTAGGAATGGCATTGCTTGTTAA
- the LOC133901971 gene encoding protein EMSY-LIKE 1-like isoform X5, with translation MKAAGYDPYDSSGTDDDLPPVQNRGLRGRSFSGNGRVPIGTFPYMKAHHDLESEIHRVEQDAYTGVLRAFKVQSDAISWEKESLITELRKELRVSDEEHRELLNKVNEDGSIRRMRELRQGGGTQSGLHRGSRALYDAEPGSSAKRQKTSHLIPSQSASLQSPIMHSHSVPSAKWGPLSARSKKAKTMAPEDIRWDFEGHGISNRDGWGPSGPALKRHPSNNGAMAGRSRGRGRFSTNDAIKDYVPPQNGIDSNIDHIDIPNTESVVIEVERVLSNPNMREIEKARKLLKDQEQSLLDAIARLDEASDSESVDMATEGRMGSAGDHMGRNGIAC, from the exons CCAAAATAGGGGACTAAGAGGACGATCTTTCAGTGGGAATGGCCGAGTGCCTATCGGGACATTTCCTTACATGAAGGCACATCATGATTTGGAGAGCGAAATACACCGGGTTGAGCAAGATGCATATACCGGGGTTCTTAGAGCATTCAAAGTGCAATCTGATGCGATATCATGG GAAAAAGAAAGTTTGATTACTGAACTCAGGAAAGAACTGAGGGTTTCTGATGAGGAGCACAGGGAGCTATTGAACAAAGTCAATGAAGATGGGTCCATCCGTCGAATGAG GGAGTTGAGACAGGGAGGTGGAACTCAGAGTGGTCTGCATCGTGGCAGCAGGGCTCTATATGACGCAGAACCTGGGTCCAGTGCCAAGAGGCAAAAGACATCTCATTTGATTCCTTCGCAATCTGCAAGCCTTCAGTCTCCTATCATGCATTCCCACTCAGTTCCATCTGCAAAATGGGGGCCATTGTCAGCAAGGAGCAAGAAGGCAAAGACG ATGGCACCTGAAGATATAAGATGGGATTTTGAAGGTCACGGGATTTCAAATCGAGATGGCTGGGGTCCTTCTGGTCCTGCGTTGAAGAGGCACCCAAGCAACAATGGTGCCATGGCAGGCAGGAGCAGAGGGAGAGGCAGGTTTTCAACAAATGATGCCATAAAGGATTACGTTCCACCTCAAAATGGCATCGATAGTAATATCGATCACATTGACATACCTAACACTGAAAGTGTTGTGATAGAG GTGGAGAGAGTATTGTCCAATCCAAATATGCGTGAAATTGAAAAGGCAAGGAAACTGCTGAAA GATCAGGAGCAGTCATTACTCGATGCAATTGCCAGACTTGACGAGGCATCGGATAGTGAAAGTG TAGATATGGCCACGGAAGGCCGAATGGGTTCTGCTGGTGACCACATGGGTAGGAATGGCATTGCTTGTTAA